The genomic stretch TGCTCTTTCAAAATGTAGAATATACATTTCAGACGAGGATATATCATTTTGGGAGGAGAATAATATTGGCCCAGCAGTTAAAATTGATAGTATGCGTGATGTTTTACGTGTATTTGTCAATGGCCAGCTTGAAGGTAATTAGTGATAAGCTTTAGAAGGTTTGATGATATTATGATAATATGGTGCCTTTTATTAATATACATTTTAGCTCTTTGGTGTGGTGATAAATGTCCTACTGCTAAATGATTGAGAGAACTTGAGAATAACCATTTGAAGCTTTCGATGGAGTTAAGGGTTCTTATGCATTGATTTCAGAGGTTTTTATGTCCAGATACTATTTGCATCAATATCATGTTAGTGTACAAaagttgtattatttttttcaatgggTTCTTTTGATTTGAACTTGCAAATGCCCATTTGAAGAGAAGGGTTTTTAAACTTTTTATGCATTGATTTCAGAGGTTGCTCTGCTTGACAAACTATTTTCATCGTTATCATGTCTCTGCATAAATTTATTCATTTTGATGGAGAAGCAATGATACTGATCTTATTAGTAGTTTTCCTGGCCAGCTTGTTTGGTTTTTTATGTATGTGACTTCATCTATACACATCTCTGGTACAAGTATATACTGATATTGTATAACTGCATTATTTTCTTGGAAATCATATATATCTATATTGAACTCTTTTGTTACCAGTTCATACTTTCTACTTTGGAGTTTCGTGATTGTAATCATCTCAAATATATATCGCATTTGCAGTCTTTCTGAGCATGAATATTACATTGATCTCATATAGAAGTAGATTATACTTGGTTGATGTTGTTTGCAATACGACCTTTTTGTTTGGTTACTGATATATAAGCTATTGCGACTTTCTGAAGTGAAGGCACTGTGATAGGTCGTTGGGTGAAGGTTTTCCAGCCTATACATTTTGTCAAAGGATATAATGATCTAGTGTTCTTATCTCAAACAGTTGGCCTGCAGGTAGATTCAACAAGTTCCAAGGCTTGGAATCCAAGCCAATGTTTTAATTTCTTTCTGAATCTTTTTCATAGTTTTCTTATCAATTTTAATGGTACATTATGTATAAgttattatcatcatcatcattaatgaATGATATGCTGTGTATTACTGTAGACAGCCTCTGAAAGACTGCTTCAATTTAAAACATCCTATAAGACGTAAAACATAAAAACTATCACAAAAACTAACTCATTACAACCACAAATACCAATGACAGAGAAGAATTGTGAACAGTTATGCCTTAAAATGCTTATAGTTGAAAATCCATACAGCCAACCAAGGCTTAACTTTTTCCCAGATAACTCACGTGTCCTCTTCTACCTCATtgaaaattttctttctttctaaccATATACTGCGTAATGGTACTCTTTATAGAAGTTCCAagtacatatgacattttattgtCACTTGTTATCATATATTCATATGGTGCATCTAATCTATGATACAGAATTATGGTGCATTCTTGGAGAAAGACGGAGCAGGGTTTAGAGGGCAAGTTAAACTTACTGGATTTCAAAATGGGGATATAGACCTCTCAAAGTCTTTATGGACCTACCAGGTGTGTATTCAATTTCAAGGTTTCATTTCCTTTGTGTTGGCTGTGAAAGTAAAAGTTGTTGGCTCcctttaatatatttttgttttctcCCTTTTGCATGCTTTGCTAGTCAGTTAAATGGTGTTGCACCTAAATTCACTTTTTATCCAGGTAGATAATGGTATCTAGTAGACATCTCTTAGTACAAGTCGATGTTTTGTTTccaaaaagatgaaaaaaaattgtatttgattttttttaggcAAAAATTCTAGACACCCTTTAATAAGTTATCATTATTTGATATATTTAAGGTTGGGATTTTAAAGTGGATTTCATATTGTTTAACATGGTTCTAGGTTGGGCTCAAGGGAGAATTCTTGAAGATATATGCTgcaaaagaaaatgaaaaggcAGGGTGGATTGATTTAACTCTAGATGTTGATCCAACAATTTGATGGcaccgcctccaccacctccaacagaccaagcttcagatgcaaatttaagagagtcgccatctatttcagttcgggagtcacaagatgattcttagtttatttacattaatttagtaaggaatgaactttatgaagttttttttagtttggtaggggtaaccttaaaatgataactttatgacttattttagtattgaacattataaagaattttagcattaaacattttattattgaatagtttttttctagtttatttctaatatagaacatttacaaataactgttattatcttttacctacacagaaccattaaatttgaacaaaatataaattgtgtaacaaaccaataaaataatgctatgtgggctaataaaatgataccacgtaggatgccacatatgatgccacgtaggatgccatatatgatgccacgtaggatgccacatcaccagacacgtaaaactacaaaaaccatgtcagcatacacgtaggatgccatgtcatcaaacacgtcatctgatgactcatcaattgatttataacttagtggggtccactgattcttttaccttccagtgttaataagtgtaggtaaagactctgtccccactaacttttacctaccaatctctaccaattcaatattggtaggtaaaccatattacccaccattaggctagttttaccttcacttacaattggtaggtaaagaccccattttcttgtagtgtatatgGTTGCATAGACAACAAATAAGAAAATctcgagatttttatcattatcgttgACTATAGTtttgtttaaacctacctctaaatagttgCAAAAGGACCTagacactacaaaaaaaaaggccttcaactcaggctaaccaagttttctacattgaagaccttaaaaataaatctcattggaaagtcgtccaagaagtgcatcacagaaatgtgtgggacatcccactagttgaagaacaagcagaggatgtagaagtagatgttatgcacgacactagttcctctaatttccaattattcgttgatcttggaccgttgccacaaatcagctttgaacgtatgtgggctccattacaatttgttgagatagataatgttgcaattgaggaggagagggaggaggaaatggaagaggaagaggaggaggaggaagaggaagtggaggaggaggaggaggaagaggaagtggaggaggaggaggaggaagttgaatatgaagatgatgaaagaggaagatgaacacatagaaactgatgatgatagtgaagattattatagtgataattaagtggtaattttataatatgttgaagtaattatttttaacaataattaattttatatagtcatttttaactgataaatgtaattttaatatcgattaatttgacagatatggctgatgttattgtagagtccaagaactttacttagctaattatttagtagtattatagtatgtatagtattatctttgtaactgtggatttttggttcagaccgggaattatttggacactcatagtagtacttatagattttttaagtttaacctatagtttaagaatattaattttaacctaaggtttaattatatgattgatattaagaataatatttattatactataaggtttagataaggaccaataggattttaagcacatgttatgaatgggtgattaaggattaagtattttgaggatttaatttaataagggtaaaagtttgaatgctataaggtcagtcagcagctttgaatacgttgagggcttagtcaaggctgtttactccattcaaacttagctaaaaatgtgtaatttcatgtttaattaatcagcgtgtgtcgatatatcgcagcacgtagatacggaaaacacgagacgttGCACGACttcctcgggcatactagcccaggcgatatatcgcctacagggggcgatatatcgcctccttcagtatgttttgaaattttttgaattctttttccattcagccattcaacctcttgataagtccagcatctttttgaacgagtcttcagcctctgctgaacgattattcaaattattttcacctaaaaaactattatttttattcaagtaaaatcaagatcctttcattcctaaactctataaataggacctagtactcagccattattcatcttttgctctaagttcagaggctgtaagtgctaagtgagtgtaagagtgtaaacacctgggttggggaatcataagcttgatcatcataagcttaccaaacactttgggaagtaaggtattatagtatttcggtttgaggtatagattggtcttacaagtcttcaaggtaacccaaaactctagttcattggttttatgttattttctttctcatagtcttctactcagtcttctaacctcattcttattttggttaggaaatgtaagttcttgagcacataagttttggtaagtatgtttctcaatggtttattcttcccattccttttcatctctttttcttcattagactcactctttttcataatggttattaggagtgttccaaagtcccaacactgtccacatatcccggtaactttggtaaggaaaataggatagaatctatatgttatatgcttgtgttatcttatgttttatgttatgaaatatgttatgaatatgtatgttgtaggcttgggcatatgacccatatgactaaaaagacccccaaatagattatgggcatatgacctacttagctagtaggaccccactaatctcatgggcatatgacttgtttagtctatgggaccccaagtaataatggccattatagtaggtgtatgtaataagtgttatgttatgtctttatgtttattatgaaatttatgtacatgatgtatgtgttagattttccttgctgggcattaggctcattcctttttgttttatgtgtaggaaaatagctttggtggcggtaaggttcgtggaggcttgggattgtgtatcgatgatgaatggagtcaaggagtcgagagtttgatttcgaggatgtagtcatttatttatggtctttatatgtattttccgcacttactatgtaatccctttattttataaatcatgttatgtttttcaaaaaatgggatcccatatccttcttggtatttatgtaagtaactcttatttctataagttttctaataaaattatggtattttcgcaaatgtaagttttagtaagaatttgtatgtatagtttcgttaatggtccaagagtctagagtagttgggccATTACAGTTATTGCTCGATCTCACGGGGGTGGTGGTGGAGGATGtgatcctccacgtggaccgtcagatatcccagctgattgtgaacgaggtaatactttacacattgatatactccttaaattttaacaattaatccatattagttttaaaatattgaatttgcatacaatagcgcctccaaacaaatgtggacgccataaaggattgaacacgcgggaaaaaAGGGAACAGTTGGtgcgtcctctccctctcgagtgggacgTGCGgaggagaacatataaagagatcggagattacagctcaaatttctcaagagagctcggattacttgttcgacagtacacagatccggactgtcctcaatggtcaaaagtaccaaatgcctcgaaacaaagaatacttgcacatttggaagtaagtagtttatgtatttttatgttaattctcattttatgttatatatcatatttactaataaatgtttgtaaattaggatgatttgtttgatattgggagtactagatatggagaagggcatatacctgggatcttgagaggcattgatacttcgtgtgctaaaaagtattctaactggaagtacgatattaaagagcatttaacgattaatgggccacaaaatcgttatggtggttgcacagatacgcagtggcaaaaagccattgaatttttctgatgcccagaaattacggtattaatttcttgctaaacttaactatcttaattaaatatattactaacgataactttttgcagaaacattctgtggtcaacaaggaaaataggaagaaactgaaagagcttagctatggaggttctcaatCAATCCCAGCGCTGtgctataaaaaagttagttaattaattattttttagtttgtttttcttatttacgtttaattattaattttataaaaatatatgtacgtgacagcgcaatttagagactgggcaacttgagcccatcctggatagctggatggatactcaccataaatcaggcacagggtgggtgatagagacagccaaaaatacttgggtacgttaagtttttttaaacaattttcaaaattttaattgtttgtttacaaaacataattacattatacattgtatcataggaggaattgtgtgcatatcgcgacacacagcagacacagacaactgatactgagagttccacaccagtttcgagtgcgcctgaagatgaagacatatctttggtacaaactgtcttcggaaaatgacggggccaccagaaaggatatggatgtatccttaacataagggaccgaactccatttgattttcgtccttcacaaactagagatgaagagatgtctgagatgagagagcatCTTCGACAGTTAAAGGAGCATGTctggactcattgtatcacccctgggatctcaatgtgccccaccaccacccgatgatcccgatgttggagcaccggctcagtaggacttatgtatgaattttattacaatggactattacattatcatgtttaagacaactctttattttgattcagcaaacatactcttatgtttttatttatatttttaatataagtgttttaattttattctattgttttatattttattcaaattaaataaataaataagtgaataaatattacaaatataaaaaaaattctggtttagtctataccgaggacattgtcctcggtatataccatTAAGATGACAAATTTGGGTTGGTTGTGCCGAGGACATTTTTCACTCTATACTgatgacattgtcctcggtacaaCCTATACCAAGAACATGCTTATTGTCGTCAGTAGAAGTTTACCTCTACCGACACGCATGTACCGAGGACTTAGTGCCgacaacatgttctcggtataagaTCTACCAAGAACATTTAGGCTTATACCGatgacatttgttctcggtatagaccTTGTTTTTTGTAGTGAGATGATTTCTAtaacatactacggtaatgagttaatggccattaatttgtagtcttatgttttatgatttatgtttttacgtcttatgttttatgttattttttagtagtttttccttactgggcattaggctcattcctttttatttatatTGTGCAGGTAATTGAGCATGGAAGGCGAAACAGATTCATggcggctttggcatgtgtattgggcgagaactAAATGAATGGAATGATGggaacgatcgaggatgacgtttatgttttgagtctttttaattatgtacttatgattttccgcatttagtatttgaacaattaaaataaaggctttgttttctttatgttttaatgtaataacaatgggatcctgtattttggattttctaataaaaatctattattttatgtatgaatTCGAAATtaatagttatgtcttagtagttttaatggtccgatgtctttaagttagtcgggacATT from Humulus lupulus chromosome 5, drHumLupu1.1, whole genome shotgun sequence encodes the following:
- the LOC133780065 gene encoding beta-galactosidase 9-like: MRDVLRVFVNGQLEGTVIGRWVKVFQPIHFVKGYNDLVFLSQTVGLQNYGAFLEKDGAGFRGQVKLTGFQNGDIDLSKSLWTYQVGLKGEFLKIYAAKENEKAGWIDLTLDVDPTI